In Lathyrus oleraceus cultivar Zhongwan6 chromosome 2, CAAS_Psat_ZW6_1.0, whole genome shotgun sequence, the DNA window aaatagcaatgtacattacatgggtgcatggacatgtacatgcccatgaaatcacttcttctgatccataattgagtacaagcaATGTTGATATCATGTTGTAATGCTAGGCAATGGTGTATGGAAGTTtcaagttcaatcttgccaaatgatgatccaatgttcaagccatgtgcagccgattcaaatcttgtccaaagtggatgaaattggactttttagaaagtttagatcaagaggaacaactttcatgttaaacactttttcatttgaagcttggatcatgatgaattttgaggtggaagttgggaaaatcaaacatgtcaaaaaaaattctaagtgtcaagccatatgttcacttatcccaccttggctaactttttatgtgagcttcaaatgagaaaggttccttcataaaaattgtatctctctcaaattccttcaaaatggtcataaatttgaccttatttggatttaatatgtaggatttatgcatttttgaagttgaggaaaatcacttgttcaatggcattggtccaaaatgacctataatgtatcctcatatcacatgcacataaaagttgaatttgctcttactccaaacataaaagttgaattagacattttgaatttgatttttcaacttgaaaatctttcatctcataaaaattgagcaagttatggtcttgggaagttgacctccaaattaggatttagacaaaatgacctataatctttcaccataaaaaatgactttacaagcaaaaatagctctagatctgaacattaaagttgtttggaatatcatttagagtaacttttctcttaaaatcattttcatatgacaaaaattataggatatatggtctagggaacccagttttgatcagattaattcctctggtcaaccaccatcaaccaacttgctaacttgcaattctcttgacctttgagactcatgggagatcatatatgcataatatgatgaaattttaagtaccccttgaattatttgatcaattgttgaagaatcttgttgaagaagttacacaagatacccagatgaattagggtttccaaggcaaaccatctccaaactcttgatgattacttgatcaaaataacatgtgaagatcatggggattaagatatgatacttagagccatagtaaaccacttcttgattgagctccttgcattgagggtcttaaaccctgggtatgagcttgatgaatcaaagatgagcatgtgcactacctacaaaagagttagacaaatacaaagacatatttttggttttttggttatTAAATGATAAAgatacaaagtatgatacaagcaaatagtgcttgatgatctctcccaatacaaacccaatgaatgaagggtaaggaggatgccaagttgtgatcccaatgccaatgcatatgatgagagagcatgagggatcttagggtcaaaattggggtcttacaaccggatcgtggtatgagttacaacaggtgtcctagacactgtattacccaatatcgcaatctcttggatcaccttcgaccaaCAGATGTATTATCATTAACCGAATTAATTCGTAATAATTTGTTTATAATATGACCCtttataatctaatatattttcacatttcagttcatttgacgttcatatctaaacttggatcatgaccatgaaatcaacgaatAAGATGCAGccgtttggactgcatgcacatCGATCATAAGGTTCACCACTATGGAGATGCACCATAGTGACCGTGTTAAATTGCAGTTTAATATGCTTCAACACATCTCAAATCCCCCGACAAACCTCAGAAAATGGCATCTACgaaaagttaacgaccaatggataacccttggcaaagcttcgctagatgTGAGTGTCAAAAATGGAAGCACCgacaagaccatgtcttaactgtCGATGTGATTCCAACCGAAGAAAAACCaactcgtaattatatggcttggtacatatcAGTTGGATTTGAGTTCCTCGCCAACGCCaaggatatgtacctatacgacacacaagaaggttcaacAACTAACCCCCCACAACATTGCCTGACCGGTTACTCATAACCCCATACCCATCAAAATTATCGGCCCACAAATAGACAAACCTACGATcttaacatgtcaaacatccaaCCACATTACCAAGAGCATACCtcataccaccaccaacaagaagatcatcatcaagacactCAACATCGCTATGCAtccaacacatcaccctaccatagtCGTCTTAACCAAAACACTCAGCGATTATTTAACAACAATCGTCAATCCtcctactatagccaagaagctcaaacatcacaaaaccaaaacatgcaacaatcatatgtctaccaaacaccacaacaaccATTTCAACCTTTtctcgacgcatcattcacaccaatgtcgcCCTTCAATCGTCTTGGTCTccctccaataactcaaacacaaccaactactctggcatgggtcacgAACTCAGTTATGGCAGTAGCGCTTCATTGCATACACAGGACTACACGAATTCGTCTGAATATCTTAGGAAATCTTCTGCAGGTGGTGGTGATGTTCTTGGAtcctcaaatcctcaaacacctGGGGTTGAATCATCAATGTGGGTTTGAGCCACGCGTTCGGATAGCTAGGGAATGTGgtaccggaggtcggttaggtcatcccggtcaacgacattagtcttttGGATATTCTTATGTAAacgcatattaatattaataccaATTGATCCAATTTTCACTTTTATATAAAATGTacattatttttcaaaaaaaaatatgCAACACATATAGGTATCAaaccaattggcgtctcctcttaaaCCTAACACATAGGCGTCAATTAAATTGACAGCATTGAGTGTATAAGTCAATCCAATTGGCATCACCCCTTTAACCTAGAAAGCGGACGCCAATTCATCTGGTACCAGTTCTTTAAAGTGAATTATCTGAAATATGAAttattttgaagaaaaaaaatttaaaaattgaGTTATTTGAGTAAAAGATTCTTGTCAAATTTTATTTAAGTTACTATAGTTAAGTTTAAGTATTTTTAGGAAAGTGAAGGGTATGCAAGCTATTTTTTCATGGGATCTATTGGTGGACGACCTCAAAGTGGTCTATTAAACAACTCCACTCCTATTCATCTACAAACATCTTCATCTAGTTTTGTTTTTTCAGTTCTACAACCCTTCTGCTATTGGAGCAACAAGTTTCACTTTCATAAAGCAGTGTTTAGGTTGTAAAAGGAGGACAAGTATTCTGACTCGGAACCAtatttcctgttcttttcctTTAATCAATTCATTCAATCCATAACAGACATTTGAATACTTTGTATACTTTGTATACAGATATCTAAGAAGACTGCATGTAAGAAAGAACGTTGACACTAAATAACGCACAAAAGCGAGACGAATCGTATAAGGTTGAAACTAGTAAAAAAGAAAAACATAACCACAAAATTAGCACTTGATAGTGATAAATATGGTCTAAATATAATTTATGAGGGTTCTTCTGAATGGTGATTAATGTAAAATTAAAATTGATGAGATCCTAGATCACTCATCTCCGAGCAAATCTGTGCCCTGCTCCCACCAACAACGCTCGCCCTACTGCACCACTTTGAATACCCAAAGCCACAGCAATAGCCCCACCTAAGGCCACCCACTTCCAGTCCAGGCCAGGACCATTTTGCGGAGTGTTATTGATGCCTTGCCCCCTCTCTTCCACCAAAGACCCAGCGTTTGACAAATGCAAGTTTCTATCAAAAGAAATCTTGGTTGTTTTACTCGCCATCAATGCACATCTCGACAAAGAAGCATCTGTTTTCCTAGCATTCTGGTAAGCTCTCATACCAGAGTGCAATTTCTTGACAGCTCCCCACATTCCATGGCGGACTCCTAACTTTGCAACATCTTTTGGAATTCCCATGTCTTCGTGATGCAAAAGGGTAACCTCGCATGCAGACAGCTGACCATCACCTTTGCGAGATTCCACTGCATCAATTTCGCACACTCAATTGTTAAAACACCACTATTAAATAGTTAACGTCAACAAGCAAATAAGATAGAACTTTGCCCATTTCTTACCAGGTTTGATTACCCAACTAGAAAAGTATTGATCTACACGTCTGGGCTTATCACGTTTTGGCAAACTTGGATATGGCACCCCCTACAACATTGAAGATTAAATGGTAATAAACCTTGTGTATACATATATAATCAATATTGTATGTATTGTGTCTTTTctcaaaagaataaaaaaattGACAGCATGTATATGGTTTATGAAAACTTAGATTGGCTACATAAAGAAATATCAGTAATGGATTGTATCAACTAATAGAAAGCTCGAATTAACAAATTCTTAGCATAACAAGTTAAAAACACCGAACAAGAATAATTTATGCTCAATTGGTTTTAGTGATAAATTGAAACTTTGGCTGTTAGTGCCCTTCACATCAACAGGATTTTCTTTCTGCCAACAGAAGAATGGTAGCTAGCTAATGGGAAAGAAAAATAAACAAGATAAAATGCCACAAAATTGCAATGAATTATGTTACCACTCATACTCATACCTTTGTCACACAGTAGTATGCATTTCCAGCCTGCCAAATCCTTCGAGCGATAATATATTCCCGATCACTACAGAAAAAGGGGAACTATAGGCAGAAAGTGTAAGTGAACCATGTCAGTGTACACTAAATATAACAGTTACTATATATTTGGTCTAAATACCTTTTTAATCCAGTGAACAATCGATGTCCCATCATTAGGGCATTCCTCCAGCACTTTGCAGTGCGCGAGCATAGGGTCCCATTTGGGACGAAAATCATCATCCCAGAAGAAATCCCTCACCAACTCGGGAGTTGCATCTTCAAACACAGTTCTACTACGGTAAACTGTAGAACCTGTCTGTTATAAGATCCATCATCAGACACATATATTTTAGTCAAACTACAAAAAGAAATAGTCATCAGCATACATGATGACTATGTAATGAGCCATTTGGGTGTCAAATAGTCATCACATAAATCCACTTTAAACTAGGAAGTAAAAATGCCTTGAATAGAAAGGatatcaaaaataattttttgtACGTGACATGTATATTTTTAAGGCATATTATAGACTGTCCCCGTGAGGTGAAAATTGAAGGTCAGAATCTACCTCAGAGTCATAACGCCAAGCTTTGTATTTCATATTTGGTGTAGACCTCTCCATAAAATTTTGCCAGTCCATCACTCCATCCTTCCCTtcaagaagatgaagaagatgttccaaATCAGCCTGCGTAACTGTATTCTGCTCTGTTTCATCCGCCTTATCACCCAACCTATCAAATGTGCAATAACCAGGTTCCAAAATGAATAAGACACTTTACTCTTCCGCCACCAATGAAGCATATATAATATATCAAAAGGTCGTCCAAGAACTAGAAGTAAGCACTTACGTAGGAACATCAATTCGATAATTAATATTTGTGTGCATTTCAGTGTTTTCACTTGGTGATAGTGAAAAACATCATATTGTTAAAATTCTGTTATGCAATAGTACTACAGCACCACTTTAGTGGCTATTTGACAACATTTTATAGCGGTTTGTCCAAATTCCGCTATGCTAAAGCAGTATAGCGCCACTACAATGGCTATTTAACAACATTGGTGCATTCATGAAATTCATGATACAGTCAAAAGAAGCTGATTGTCATATTGAGGGAAAATTGGGAAAAATCATAAACATAAACTCAAAACCAATTTAAAGTACTAAGAAGAAGCATCACAACAAACTACTACACCAGTATGAATGCTACAATCATACTCTCTTTCTCTCTCaatatctatctatctatctatctttTTATTCTATGAGATACTACAACCATACTCTAAAAGGTAGCTAAATAGAAAAGAAGATTTAGGGGGTAGCCACTAAAATATCCCTATCCTCAAACAAACACAATTAGATGATACTCTAGATCAATTCATACATCAAGAAATCCAATTCCTAAAAATCTAAATGCAAAAGCAACCATCACATAAACATATACTTCGCACGCCCTGTACATTATACATACATATTTCAAtattttgatttttcaaactaCTATCCACAATATTTTTTAGGATTTCTTATGATAAACTAACTATAATACCCACCTCTTAAAATGAATCTAATCAGAAATCAACACGTGGCAATGAAAATTTCAAATGAATCCACACTGTATAACATAAATTTCAATAGAAAAACCTAATAAATTGAATTCAAACCAAAATATGAAGATAGTAAGGTACCGAGTAGCGTGATTGATTCCGTCGGAAGAATTGGAAGTTGCGTTATCGGAATGCGAAGACGGATCTTGTGCTTTGGCCTTGTTTTTGAAATTGGACCAATAACTACGGCAAATAGAAAAAGCAGAGAGAGCGGTAAAAGCTAACCATAACCGACGAGCACCGAATCCCGGCGGAACCGTCCATAGGAAGCGAAACTTGCTCCGAAGACCGATAAAGAGAAGTCCCGTCCACCGCGGCCGCCACGACCACCCGATCACTAAACCGATCATGACGGCGAGCCAAATCGGAACGGCGCATAGTAAAATATCGACGAATGTTTCGGTTATCGAGGGTTTCTTCATAAACTCCATAACATCAAACAAATAATCCTCCATTATAGTTCAACCGCGAAATCAAAATCGAAATGaaattgaaatgaaattgaaattgaaattaaaaattaaatttaaatgaagttgatgatgatgaagatgaaattGGAAACCCCTTTGTGCAGAAGACACCTAACAACGAGTTTCATCTTTCATCCAACGCAACACCGCACGGGATAATAGATTTTGTTTTTTGAGTAAGAAGCGGGACACGTGGCGTAATGTAAACCGTTGATGTAGTAGCATTGATTAATTGTTGAGTTTGGCAGCTCGAGTCTTGAACCTTATCTGATTAATCAGAAAGTGTACAGTTGTTGAAGAAAGAGGATATGTATTTATTTGTTACGGTTGGTGATGCTTACATTACCTGTAAATTCTTTTTTTATTTCAGTTTAATTGGCTGCACTTCTGTATTAAATCATACTACTATTAGACACGTTTACTATTTCTAGAAATTCGGAATTTAGATCTAAtgcttttttttttgttttatttggaaaaatatatttttaagaTGTGAAATGGAAGAGAGAATGTTTGAACCTAAGATTTCATCCGCGGTATTAAACTTTGTCCATGTTATTTAATTTTCTTGCAACTAAATTTGTTTTTAATCGACGAACACTATTAGATAATTATAATAGTTGAAAAGGAGTGGGGTTGATCTTACCAAAAGAAAGGAAAAGAGTGTGGTGATTAGGATTTAAACGTGGTAGTCATATAAATTGTGTAACATAAAAGACAACAAAGTTAATTTATGAAATTAATTTTTATGTATTAttagtgtaaaaaaaattatattgTTAATTCATCATTATAATTtatttgtattattttatagatGATTAAAATAAAAGTTAAACTTCTTTCAACATCCAACATCTATGATTTATTGACGGTGTAAAATTCTCTTACACGGTTGATACATTTCAATTAAATTCTTAATTTATTATTTATATAATTATTGTGAAATCGAATGAAATTTGACGTGCAAAGATAAAGAAGTggcaattaaaataaataattttcAACAAAAATAATTTTTGATGTAATAAGACAACAAATTAATAGAAAAATATAAAAGATAAGAAACACAATAACTTATTTATTCAGTTCGATGAAACAATCTATTCCAAGGGAGAGGAAAACTCTTTGATTCATTATACTTCCAAAGAATTGTTACGAAAGAATACAATCCGTTACAAGAAAATAGTCACTTAAGTTCTCAAAATTAACTTTATTTCTACCAAAGTGTTTATCAATCTCTTCACATTTCTATATATGACCACACAAACGCAAGATGTTTAGAAGTGTTTCTCAATCCCTCATTACATATCTCAAAGGATTTCCCAAATTCCACAAACACACTCTAAGGAATTACTCTTGTCTCTCTAAGATTATTACTAggattttcaaactctcttttctATCTTCAACTCTAAAGTTCTTAAGGTTATAAAGACAAGAAGATGGAGATACATATTTATAACAGTTGAAATCCTAAGGATTCATAACAAGATGAAAATCAACCCATTAACAAACAGATCCACGAGTAAAAAAAAGCAACGAATTCTAATACATGTGAACATAAAAAACTAGACCCAGACACATACTCAAGTCACCGCTGACTCCACCTCCAAGCTAATTTTTAGTTTCTGCAATCTCAAAACATGTTTACTTTCTCTTCATCACTTAAGGTTTCAAGGCATACTTCAACAATCTCCACCTTTGACTTGAAACCGCGGTAATGTCAATTTACTCATCAACTACATTGTTGCTCTCTTCCAGTTCAACATCTATTGAACAATTTTTATCAAGTTCAAGTCTTGCTTGAACGTTGATCTTGCCACTTACATCCTTTTTCTCCCAGCCATTATTTTCTATTTCAGTAGTCTAACAAGCCCACGAGTATGATTCTTTAACCATCTTTGAGCCTACGTGTTTTATAACTCCTCCTTAAAGTTCCATGTTTTCGAGTTTTGCAACCATTAGCCATGTTCAAAGCATAACATGTAAGGCCTGCATAATCGTTCCTTTGAGATGGTAAAATCTTCCTTCTTACCTTATCACGAGTCAAATAATAATTATAACCATTTGTAATCATTTCCTCAATACTACAAGTATCCATAGTATGAACCTTCACCTTAAATTGAGCTTTCTTTGCCATAGTTTCTAAAAGCTTCATCCCGGGTCTTTACTATTCTTCCTCTGATGTGACTCACTGAAAGTAATTCATATGTGATTAATTAAATTTGACTCTCTAAGTTTAACTGCTAACATCCCAAAACCCTCACTACCTCTTGGATAGTCATTGAAGACACAATCCACATCTTTACCGTCAATTAGAATTGGCTTGATTTGATAAATAAGAAAAGTTTTGACGATCTTCAAAATAGAGTAGGTTACAGTCTTCCTACTCCAAACCTCAATAAGTGTTTCAAAATCTATTTGTTTTATTTGATACATGTCATTCAAGTAAGTTGTTTTTGCATTAGGCTTACCCTAGAAATTTCATGACAACTTAATGATCAAATGCGTTTTTATCCTTTGTCTTCTACAAAACTCATTAAAGTGCTCTAAAACATGCTCTATGCATCCGTTATGCCTTAAAATTAAATCACAGTCGTCTAGACTTCATCCAAAGTAACAGTACATTCCTTACCATAACAAGAGAATTCATAAAGTGTTCAAAGGATCTAGGTAATGAGTTAAACAAGAGTAGAGTCTTGTTCCCACCTTCAATCTTCACCTGAATATTATCCAAATCATCAATGATCTTGTAAAATTTTACCAACTTCTCCATTAAGGATTTTTTTCTCTACCATTCAAAATGAGTAAGGTTTTTGTTTCAAACACAACGTTGTTAAACAAGTGAATCCAAGCGCAAGAAGGGGATGAATATTTGGTATTTGAAAATTGTGATTAACTTAAAGTTTATActaaaaacaacaaattttgtTAGTATAGTTAAAAAACAGAGACAATAGCAGCGGAAAATGGAAATTCGAAAATGTAAAGTAAAGAAAATAACTTAAAGTAAAGAGAAAGTGAGATATTAAGGAGAATGCACATGAATTTATAGAGGTTTGGTCAATCTCTTGTCCTATTGATCTCCTCAATAATAACTTCTTAAGAGTTCCACTAATAATATAGTTCTAGCTTTTACAATGTTTGTGTTAGGTGTGAATATGTAAGTAGAAAAATAGTATAAATATGGATGAATAGACCCAAATTAAAAAATGCAACCGTCATTTTCCAAAATCAGAGTGTTTTCAAAAATGAGTTGCGATAGGAAAGTTTGATGCGAAAATGAAAATTATACAGTTGAATATTTACCAAGCCAACATAGTTTGTTTCACAAATGTCAAAgattataataataaaattatagGTATGCATTGATTCAATTTGAATAATCACAAGAAGTGTACactgaagctagcagaaatatacccgaacacatcgcacgctcgaagatacgacagagtcaccatcaaactttatttattcccggaggaaagggaaaacatcggAAAAAATCCAGGGGAAGAGAAAATCAGTAAGGAAGTTAGTTATataaggggaaggtattagcacctctcacatccattgtactcaacgggaaccgttttAATTGTTCTATGTTCGAACGAGTGTtattatctaaagattactcgccAAAGAATACAGGAAAATAATGGAATATATAGAGTGCTCGGAGAGGATTAGGGTCGTCATGCCTACATATtcttatagtgcaataaggaattcagagcttcgtagttcacAGAACTAAAGATGGGAGATGAAAGAAGAGTGATAAAATTttggtttgaaccaaaggataatgtgATTTGAACCCATGAAGGGATGAAGTTTGAACCCAAGAGGAAAGTTGACATGAACCAATATGTGGTATGGCCGCAACATGAACCACTATATGGTATGGCCAAAAATAAAGGGAATTAAGTGTTTGGCAATAAGCTGAACAACTCCCGATTCAAAGGCAAACACTGGATGAAGCTCAAAGAAGTAGTGTATTTGGATCAAAGAGAGAGTATATCACATGAGGTGAATGATTGGTAGAAGATTTTGAATATAGGTAGTGAATAGTGAATAATGGAAGTGAATGGAGTGGTATAGAGAAGTAATCAAAGTAAAAAGATTTGAAGGGTTTGGTAAAAGTGACGAAACATATAATTTGGAATCAAAATATAGGTATTATTGGGATTCATAAAGGAAATGATATTAGAAACCCAGAGTAAAGGTAGCATGAACCGATATGTGGTATGGCTGAAGCATGAACCACTATATGGTATGGCTGAAAACAAAGGGAAATAAACGTTTGgcaataagccaaacaactcttggtacAGAGGTGGACAATTGTCCTAAAAAGGTATGTATGAGATCCCAAAGAAATATGGTATTTGGTTTCAAAGAGAGGCAACATGTCACTGAGATGAATGGTTATGATTGAAGATAGAtgatggatcatgaaagatatggatggtgcTCTAGGGTAGAGAAAGAGGAATAAATAGGAATATGGGATCACTAATTAGGATGCTCGCCAAGGGCTCGAAGCCgtgtgcctacgtattctcatcgtgcaatgagaaagcCAAAGCTCTTTAGTTCGTAGAACTAAGACGAAACAAAGAATGAAAAACGATGTTTGTCTACGCGACTAGGACTGACAAGACAAACAAGAAATAAAGGAGGATGATTGAAGTAATGAAATATATAACTTGACACCAAAAGACAATGTTATTGCAGGAATCAATAAGGGAAATAAATtctgaaccaaagagtaaagGTGGCATGAACCAATATGTAGTATGGCCGAAGCATGAACCACTATATGGTATGGTCGAAACAAACAGAATTAAATGTTTTGACAATAAGACAAACAACTCTCGGTTTACAAGGTGGGCAATTATCCTAAAATGGTATATATGGAATCTCAAAGAAAAATGGTATTTGGTTCCAAAGAAAGGATAATGCAACACTGTTGAGAAATGGGAAATGATATTGCATGTATTAGACAAAGGGTCATGGGAGACAAAGAGAGTGCCCTATGGCATAAGAATCTCTTTGAgttgattgtgattatgaaatTTGTTTTACGAGTTTAATCATTGGTATTTAGAGGAAGTCGAGTGTCTAACCATCGGCTAAGTATGGCCGACATTCAGAATACTTGTGAGTTGAGAGGACAACTCCATCCTAATCACTCTTTCACTTTCACTCTTAGAGTAATGATTTAGACTCGCGTTtatttattaagtgttttgaatggAAGTCAAGTATCGGCCCACCAAGCTAGGTACGACCGACAATCCAAGTACTTGAGTGTTGTGTACAAGTACGTACACCCCACCCTTCATCCAagttttattatgaaaatagtTTGATGAATGAGAATGGATCAAGAACAAAATGATATAGGAGTAGAAGGGATTGAGATAAGGATAAAGATAGGATATGGAATGGAGGAAGAGATATTTGACATTTGGTCAAGCACTCGGATTGCAATTGATTTGATTTAATTTGGAAAACACTTGACATTTGATCAAATGTGCTTTTATTCTTTTCAAAAGATTTGTTTATCatttgattttatctttttaattAGCATGCAATGAAAGCGATAAAAGAAAGATAAATCTAGACTATTACACTTTCATGGGAGAGGGGGGCATATAACCCACAATGGGGGATGATATCATACAATACAAAGATAGAAATGAGATCATACAAGTTACAAACCAAGTATCATGCCTAAAACATTCAAGTGACATGGTACCCCTAAGTATTAACAAACAATACAAAGACAAATGAAAGGTAAAACACAATGGTGATAATGAAAGACATAGAGATCAAACTTGAAGCCAAATGATCTAAGTAATCACACATGGTAGTGGAGTTAGAGTTAGCTAAAACGATATTAAACAAGTAATCAAAGTTCAACTCATAGATTTCACATGGAAAATCAATAAAGAATGGACATTAATCACATGTACATGATAAGAAATGGTATCTAAACAAGGCATACATGATAAATTGAAATGGTATTTTTAATTTAATCATCATCTAATGGATATTCAAATGGGCA includes these proteins:
- the LOC127120917 gene encoding uncharacterized protein LOC127120917; the protein is MEDYLFDVMEFMKKPSITETFVDILLCAVPIWLAVMIGLVIGWSWRPRWTGLLFIGLRSKFRFLWTVPPGFGARRLWLAFTALSAFSICRSYWSNFKNKAKAQDPSSHSDNATSNSSDGINHATRLGDKADETEQNTVTQADLEHLLHLLEGKDGVMDWQNFMERSTPNMKYKAWRYDSETGSTVYRSRTVFEDATPELVRDFFWDDDFRPKWDPMLAHCKVLEECPNDGTSIVHWIKKFPFFCSDREYIIARRIWQAGNAYYCVTKGVPYPSLPKRDKPRRVDQYFSSWVIKPVESRKGDGQLSACEVTLLHHEDMGIPKDVAKLGVRHGMWGAVKKLHSGMRAYQNARKTDASLSRCALMASKTTKISFDRNLHLSNAGSLVEERGQGINNTPQNGPGLDWKWVALGGAIAVALGIQSGAVGRALLVGAGHRFARR